Genomic segment of Panicum virgatum strain AP13 chromosome 2K, P.virgatum_v5, whole genome shotgun sequence:
tttattatttcTTTTGCAGTAAAATTAGGCCCCGCAATTTCACACCAATAGTCAACAGGGAGACAGTAACTATCAACTGCTGCAACCTGCAAATCCtgaaatttacaaaaaaaagaaaagatttttTTCTATGACCAttcctcttcttcgtcttcgtGGGTGAGAATGCCAAAGGAGAAGGGATGAAAACAAAACTTTCCCCTCTAAATCCTTGTTCTTTTTTCTCGCATACTACTTCCTCCTAAGTCACTGACCAAATCCCGTGATACAACCACATAATCTCCAAGAGCACCAACTaaacaagcaagcaagcaagaaaTCGGAAGGACACGAGCGAGAAGAGGGGATGGATCGCAAGGCGAAGGGGGGGACATTTACGTGTCGGGCGCGCAGACGAGGACGCGGTAGCGCCGCGCGGCGACGAGCTGGtcgacgaggaagcggagcCCCGGCGCGTCGATGCCGTCGTCGTTCGTCACCAGCAGCAccggcgcctgcgccgccgcagcagccgccgTTGAGTCCATGCGAGCGGAGCACGGATGGGGAAGGGGAGGCTTTCTGTTTCCGTTCGCGGCCACGGCTTCCCGTTAGGCAAAATAGCCACAATCCTCCCTCGGGGGCGCCCGACTATAgaaatataaaattttagattatTTAACCCGAGAACGTATTAAGTGCAAATCAATCTCTTCGTGTGTAAATTATAGAAATTTTAATCTAAATCATCGGATCGACATTCAAAGGCCATGAGGATGGTGTAATTTTATAATCTGACTCCGCTCTTGGATTgtgtaatcacacttttgcaaatccccctcccACCCCTACGCCTCTCCCCTTCAATGTTGATTTGATGGTTTAGATtaaagttttcatagtttgcacggagaggttaGTTTGCACCTAATATATTCCCATCCAAAGCAACCTAACTTCGTCCATAAATAATCTGATGTAGTATGCCACGTTTTTCAGTCACTATTCAGTCAACTTGAGATGTGAAATATCGCTTTTACCCTCTATCCATATAACAAATTTAACACAAGCAGCTTTCAACTAGCATCGTGCCAGATCACTCCCTCCGGTATCAAATCGCCGCCCCTCCCACAGCGCAGCTCGCCGCCCCCTCTCTGCCAGTGAACACGGTCCTCCCTTTCCAGGTCAGGTTGCCGCCTCTAGCACCAAAGAGGCCATCGCAGCTAGACCGCTCCTAACCACCGCTCGTCGCCTCCTCCCTACCAGCTCGAGTCGCTGCCCCTCGCCATACCAGCGAGGCCACTACACCCAGACTACCTGTAATCACCTTCCTAGCAGTTCGCAGCGATGCGGACTGAAAGCTACCTGCATTAAATCTGCTCTATGAATGGAGAGTAAAAAGAATATTTCACACCTAAGCTGACTAGGCGGTGATGATTTTGCCTATTTCGCCGCTCCCGTAGTCCCGTTCATGCACCTATTAGCGTTTTTTGGTTGGGTGTTGTCAATTGGCAACCGCACCCTGCTGTCGTTCCTGGGATTCTTGTCAGATTCAGGGCCGGCTCCAGGGCCATGCAGGAGAGGCCATGCCCGGGCGCCCACAAGACAAAGGCCAAATATCGGGAATTCTATTCATCGCGCAGGTGGGATTGTGCTGTCGCAGAGAAATGCTTCGGCCCATAAAAAAACTGCTTCGGGCATTTGGTCACGAGGAGATAAGAGACGCACCGTGGACGATCCAGCCATCCAGGAGGCCGCAGGATTGCAGGAAACACCAAACGTGATCAGCGATTCATCGGTCCTCGCGACCTCGCCTGATTTTCATTCAGGCGTCTGCCGGCCAAGACCATCTCCCCTACGTGGCGCACGGGTGCGTGCCCAGCTCATTTTGAATTCGTGAATCAAGAAGTAGCGATTGATCGGCTGAAAAAAGTTTCTCAAAATTAAAATTACTGAAAAAATCGTTTGAGATCAACTGTGTTGTCATAGAGAGGAGTGAATAGCTTAGCTATGTGTAGCATTGAGAATGATATCTCATCTTGTTATTGTTCTCAATGCTTTTGCATCAAAAAATGCCCGAAACAGTTTTTTTATGGACAAAAGCATTATTGTTGATGCCATTATTGTATTCACCGCACCATCGATGCGGTGCGGTGCTGCCATGATTTTTAAGTAGAtaccagattttttttttcaaatggaAGTCTTGTTTAACTATACTTTCACCCACTGACGGATTTTTCTAACATGGTTCACTTTGCATCAGTAGCAATTCGGGTTGATTAGACCTGACCTCCTGGCAAGTGGGACCCACTGCCGGGAACCACACCTTCTGCGCAAACGGTTAGTGTAAATTCAACTTTTGGTCACAATATACTGTTGAATGAGACATTTTTTTGGGTTCTTTACGAATCataaggctctgtttagttccaaaaacttttttacagtatccgtcacatcgaatctttggacacatgcatggagcatttagctgaaaaaataactaattacatagtctaactgattaacatgagacgaatcttttaagcataattagtccataattggacattgattgtcaaataacaacgaaagtgctacagtgtcaaaatctaaaaaaattcgcgaactaaacaaagCCTAAATCTCCAATTATATGGCCACAAACAGATATGTAACAACAGAACATAATTTAATTCCCTTCTCTTTAAATTCTAGACATTTTTAGTCAACTTCTGCTCGAAACATGTACTGATGCATGTTTCCCATGACGTCCTTTTCTTGGAGCTACCAATTCTCATCCAACTGCTGTTAAttattgtcggtaccctgcaactagggtacccactcctactgtgccaagactcgcgtagttatccgtaactacgccctaaggagctgagcagccggactcctaggttccgactccatctcaccggaccaacggtcccagaCCTGCTTCCCGTtcggggatgggtccggtgtcaccacgtgtcccagaggtggaaatgctcagcacctgtggccgcggacccggacccccgcaggtgggtccgggacctccacgtgccatctggactcccgcagatgcgtccgggacctccacgtgcctatccggaccccccgtgagctctcggctcagctagctgctcgggaggggtccggagccgccacgtgttaCGCAGACGCGGGCACGGGTGCAAGCCTTCCGCAGGAAGCTCcttcacccacccgcattaagtgcgagtggttgaggcaggctctgctgccgctgggcacggggtagcttttgtcagtccacactgtggatcgccagttaccgaggcggctcgtcagttaccaaggcaagcattaaagacgcagcgccgcgcccatgggcgacgagtcatgatgaccagctattgactggagcaacagtgcacgctgctacagtggactgagtcagtagttcggcgcttcatcatgacctcgacgcgcggctgcagaggatagactctactctgacaggacaactcaagaccatccttggtcagaagctacgcacggaagccgacgacaagatctccggatctgaggcattgaaggcaatacaacactaGTGGACGTAGAgaattacgctccggcggcccgaaccactctaaaccggctgtgttcatcgtgttcttgagtgagatcggactaggactagctaacccccgagtacacaccttctgggcttaggcgggtgcattccgccacccggctgtggttagcagcaccacgacatctggcgcgccaggtaggagggctttagctagttttagctcatctcttgccccatctccatggctcgggtggttgagcactcccaccaccacgacgtagagatgacggagggtgtggcatcatccgcgccacacgcctctcgccttcctgcgccaggggcaaccgtgcccgtggagcagccaccgtcggcagcgcgcgcgcgctgcacgtcagcaagagtcagggcgcccgtcaagggccccctcacaagctgcgagcggcggagcgacaatTATGTTTGAGATAACTTGTAGGGGTATTTTGGCAATATTTTATCCCAAGAAAATTATTCCCGAGCTACGCATCCTGGATTGGTAAAAACTGACAGTAACTTCCGCAGAGGGGCTATAATGACAAGCTATTATAATCGCTACAAAGAGGAACCATAGAAATACAAGACCAATGAATACCACAGTTTTGAAAACACGGAGTTATGAACACCACAGATACTGTACTACATAGTGCGGCAGTGCATCATTAGCAATAAACAGAATGCCTCAAATCGATGTGGATTTATTCGCAACACCGCCGGCGATTGCATCAGCAGGTTCTGTCTGTCGGGCCGGCCTGGTAAGTATCCTGGTCACGGAGAAGCATCACATGAAAGAAGAGTCAAATGATGGTGAATAAGCAGGGCATCTCTTTGTAAATGCatagttcagacttcagaggaAACTTAGGAACAGAATAAATGCTGGACAGTGATTGTTACATTATGCCAAACAGTAAGAGTGGTAAACGTGCTATCAGGGTAGCAAAGGTGGTGAATATAGAGATTTAAAAATTTTCGTTGGCTCATGCTACTCTGCTTCTAGAAAATGAAGGACCGAGAGAAGAGAAATTGCCAACCAGGCGTGACACGCAAGCTTTGAGGTAGGGTATGGCATCTGGATCCATGCGGGAAAGAGCGCCCAAAGGAGTAACAGTAATCTGGAATAAAGTAATGAACAAGACATGTTTATTGTAAATCTTTTCTATATGAATGATGGAAATTGTATCATAGCTGGGTCATCCTTACGTATCCATCAACTAGGGACTTGCGGTCCGTGTCCTCCTCTCCTTCCACTTCATCAGAAAATTTTTCTACAATCTGTTCGGAATATCATCAACGAAAACCATTAATACACATTAAGTGATCAATTTTGATTCACAAAGTGACATGTTTTAGTTTAGCTACCAtaaacagaaacaaaaaaaataagaacAGAATGTCCAAAGATCCACAATGACACAGCAAACAGTTATCATTTGTATAGCTACGCCCCATTAAAAACTGCTAAATACCAATAATGCAACACCATTTAAACTTAATAACTTAGAAGCAGGCTGCATCAGACCACTATTGAACCACAGAAAGAGCGAAAAGCAGAATAGTATGACCTCAAGAGATGAGATTAGGTTCTAATTCTCTGGTACACATTTGATGGTTTTATCTTAGAAAACTATTTTTCTTCAAAGATACCTATGAGAACCAGTTCGAATGTGATTGAGAGATTAGCATGAAGTTTAGAAATGCTAACTTACCACTCTCTTAAAAAGTAGGTCATTCTCTGCTGGAGTGACTAGTTCACTGTCCTTTTCATCATCAACATCAATGTTTGCTGTCTGGTAACTTTCTACAGCAGGCTTCTTGTAAACAGTTTGCTCCCAACTAACTCTGGCTGCCATATATTTTCCTTGTTTCGTAATTTTATACCCCTATTGCCAAGAACAGGACAGTTAAAAAAACTTAGGTTTCCATCTGTTCATAAACAAAGATTCAGACATAAATGTTTCAGAAATGTTCTGAAGTGAAATCCGTTAACATTGAACATTAAGTGAAACTCAGCAGAAATATAAAAATTCTTAGCACTTTGGCATGTCCAGGGCCATGCTCTACAGTTTGTCGAGATGTACATGTATAGCTTAATGCGTTTAGGTTTGCTTCCCCCATACAACTCTAAAAATCGTAGTGCATGATAGAATTAAGTCCTGATGGTAAATTAGAATAATCTGTTAGTAGTGCCTGTGAGCACTTATCACCAATTATGCTTTGCTAGTGCCTATGTGCACCTTAGATGCTCTTTAGATGCTTTGCATAGCTTCTAAGCCACCTACTCATGGTTGGCCTATATATGTACCTAAGACTGCCATCTATTGGACGAGAGAGAGAAATGGAAAACTTGTCATTTGGGCCAAAAGTTCAATACTTAACTTCAGATCACTGTTAGTGATTTACCTTGTGGTGTGCAGCATCTGTTGGTACATCTACATTCAAGAATGATCCTTGGGGATATGTTCCATTCTTGATCTCAGTCACGATGGTATTTATCAGAGGCATACAGACCTCTACAGACACCTTGAGGTCATTGACACTGCTCTGACCCGCAACCCTAAACAATTGGGAAATCAAATAGAGTTCTCAGTTTTGACTCAGTTGCAGCAGACAGGATGGCATGGGCGCATGGCTGAGAGCTGGAATATGCAAATATGGAGCATATTCATCAATGAACAGTGGCAGTTGTCTGGAATCTGGGGTTCTGAGATCTATTGAAATTGCAGAAGAGTAAAAAAATGTTCAAATAATCTGAACATAGGATTATAAAGTTCTATATGAAACTGGAATTATTTCAACTTCACAAAGAAGAAATATATTTATTCCACACACGCATACACACAGGCATTGGTCAATAATTTTCTATATCAACCATTGGCTGAACAACAGGCTTCCAGAAAGGCAAAAGCTATAATGCAGTTGGTGTCACCAAATATCAGTCAACTACTTCTATGCTTTCATACTTTAGACTGTATCATACCATTTGTTTGACACTTCAGAGGATTCAATTAAAACTGAAAGGACACAACAGATTAGGCAACGACAGTTTTTTCGCAGACAATGTATTGGAACCACCTTGTTCAACTTTACAGTGCATTTTGTCTAACAGATTTGATTCGGACATGTTATACAATGACAGCATGCAACAGGTACTGAAGGATGGATATAACCATCACTGAAGCCAGTATTCTTATGGTTTGATCAGCAGTAAAACCGAAGAGCCTATCAACATATCATTCACATGAAATGCACAGCTCTATAACATTTTATACAAACATACATCATATTTTTTGGGTCACCAATAGCTGCTGAATGTGAAAGAATGTGGTTTAGTACAGCGGATAAAATCAAAGAGAAAAGAGTATTTCCATACCAATCATATGACATAGCTATTGCAGGAATCCCATATAAAAATGCCTCCCTAGCACCAGCAACTGTTCCAGAATAAATGCTGCAAATTAAAGCAGAAAACACTCATGATTCACTGGCACATATTTCTTTTAACCACTAATCAGTTGTTACAATTTCCAACAGATAATTTAGAGGACTTCTTAACTCCAGCAATATGTTTAAGATCATCAATACATATGTATTGACAGAGACAGAGATACTTACA
This window contains:
- the LOC120665614 gene encoding 5'-nucleotidase SurE-like, which produces MDDSAAAAAAPAPVLLVTNDDGIDAPGLRFLVDQLVAARRYRVLVCAPDSDKSGVSHCITWWNALCCKRVDISGATAFGVSGTPADCASLGISGKLFDGVVPDLVLSGINIGNNCGYHVIYSGTVAGAREAFLYGIPAIAMSYDWVAGQSSVNDLKVSVEVCMPLINTIVTEIKNGTYPQGSFLNVDVPTDAAHHKGYKITKQGKYMAARVSWEQTVYKKPAVESYQTANIDVDDEKDSELVTPAENDLLFKRVIVEKFSDEVEGEEDTDRKSLVDGYITVTPLGALSRMDPDAIPYLKACVSRLDTYQAGPTDRTC